The genome window GGCTCACGATCTGGTACAATCTATGTACTGAAGTTCGGTTCAGCATCCATTTGTGTGTTGCTTAGCTTCTTATGCAGCTCCATGGCCGTCAGATACCTTATCGATGCCAGTTTCTTGATCAATGCTTTGGGCGAGTTCTCGTCTGTTGCAGACGCGCAACTGGTATTAGAGCGAGGTTTTATGCTGGCTACTGTAGGCAACAGAATGCTTTGCGTTGCGTTTCCTATGGTGATATGGTTGTTTGGTCCTATACCGATGGCAATGTCAACTGTGGCACTTGTTTGGGGACTTCACGAGCTAGATTTTGCTCCCAAGTTAGCAATATGTGATGTAAAGAAACTtgattgtgaattgtgattgaTCACATGATTATTGTACACAATTCAAAATCAAACCTGCTGCGATCACACGTTGAGCATTGGCCAACCTTATCATGTTGTTAGGTAGAAAACTTTTGTATGTGCAGCATGATGGCCTAAGTTTAGCTTCtatcggatgtccaaatgacaaacttatatATGTGGCGTATTGATTTGAGTATTGAGGCCCTGGGCGAACTCTAAAAATGAAcactctttaaaaaaaaataaacgtcATATATTATTTAAATGAGTTTGGGCTACTATAACattgtatttttcaaaaataagagGTTCGGGGATTTGGGAACCTTGGGCGGTGACCCATGTCATCCCACCCTAGACAATCCTGACTTATATGGTATTtttctcggttaccaaaacAAATTCACAGGGCGTGTTCATGTTCCTTGAATTCATGTGCTTGCCTTTCAGTTCAAGCTGATCATGTCTGGCCTGCCTTGCCCTGCCAAGCCCATCTGCAACTTTCATTGGGGCTAGATACCTTTAGAATCAGTTTTATGGTTTGGGCTTACTCTTAAAGATTATA of Tripterygium wilfordii isolate XIE 37 chromosome 13, ASM1340144v1, whole genome shotgun sequence contains these proteins:
- the LOC120011727 gene encoding uncharacterized protein LOC120011727, which produces MATVIGYLDSVLPPMSLFLMIGYHAYLWQCFKHRQSQTTLGIDALMRNSWFSHLDITQANDKKGMLAVQSLRNTLMATILTATVAILINGALAALTNNSYTQDHLFKSPLFGSRSGTIYVLKFGSASICVLLSFLCSSMAVRYLIDASFLINALGEFSSVADAQLVLERGFMLATVGNRMLCVAFPMVIWLFGPIPMAMSTVALVWGLHELDFAPKLAICDVKKLDCEL